The following nucleotide sequence is from Pedobacter sp. PACM 27299.
ATTTTGATAATACTGGCAATAATTTCTGTCGGTCGCTAATGAAAAAAGGCCTGTCAAATACATTCCGGGGGGAGTGAAATATCTTGATATTTGTCCGCTCTCTTATACTATCTTCAGCAGCTCTTCTATAAAAAGAGTTGCTGATTTTTTTCTAAAAACCCCCTTCTGCCATAAAATATAAGCTTCTTTATACAGCTCTTTTCCAGTAATCGGTATGGCAACCAGATCGTCCCAGCCAGTAATGGTCTTTTCATTGATAATGGTGACCCAGTTTCCGGTATCCACTAAAGAAAGTAGTGAATGTGTATCATTCATCTCTATTTTAATGTTCGGAATGATGTTGTTTTTTTTGAAAATTTCGTCCAGCATGTCTCTGGAGCTGAATCCTTTGTTGGCTAAGATCATTTCCGTTTGAGCCAATTCTTTTAAAGAGATCTTGTTTAATCCCGCTAAGGGATGCTTTTTGGAGGTCACCATTTTTATCCTGGAAGAAAATAGCAATTGCATTTCCAATCCTTCATTATCAGATTGCTCATGAAAGGCGAGGATAAAATCAAGATCTGCGGTTTTTAGCCGGGCTTCCAATTCTCCGGCAATGCCGGATTCGATATGTAGTTTAATGCCGGGATATTTATTGGAGAAAGGGGTAAGAGAGGGGAGAAGCAAAGAAATGAAGGCATACGTCACGCCAATTCTCAGCTCTCCATTCACTAGGTTGTTCAATTCAAAAATCGCTTGCTTGGATTTCTTGATCTCCAGCATGATCTGCCTGGCGTGGTTTAGAAATAACTTTCCTGCTTCAGTGAGCTGTACATGCTTGCCCACCCGGTCGAATAATAGCATACCCAGCTCTTCTTCCAGTTGTTTTACCTGCTGTGATAGGGTGGATTGGGTCACAAAACATTGCTCCGCGGCTGCAGTGAAATGCAGCAATTCTGCCGCCTTGATGAAATAACTAAGTTGTCTGAATTCCATATTATTTTCGGGTTTAGAAAGGTGCTAATCGATCGTTAAAACTAATCAATATCATTAAAACTATCAATTTTACAAATATATTCTTTATCCCGAGATTTGAGGTGTGACAAAAAAAGCTCACCAATAAAATCGCATGACATTATTTCGATCCCTCAAATCCCGCAACTTTAAACTGTTTTTTTACGGACAATCTATCTCCCTGGTGGGTACTTGGATGCAGAAGACGGCAGTGAGTTGGTTGGTATATCAGCTCACAGGATCTGCGTTATTATTAGGTGTAGTTGGCTTCGTAAGTCTGATACCTTCTTTATTATTATCACCTTATGCGGGAAGTCTGGTCGATCGACATAATCGCTATAGAATTTTAGTACTTACGCAGATCGCCTCGATGTTACAGGCAGGAGCCCTGGCCGGAATCATATTTTTTGGCTATTATAACATTCTCCTCATCGTTGCGCTGAGTTTGGTCCAGGGTATCATTAACGCATTCGACATGACCTGCCGACAATCGATTATGGTGGAAATGGTAGATCATAAAGAAGATTTGCCAAATGCGATAGCGCTCAATTCTACCATGGTGAACTTTGCCAGAATCGCTGGTCCTGCCGTCGCCGGAATCATTCTGAGTACATTCGGTACAGACTTTTGCTTCATTTTGAACTTCCTGAGCTATGTCCCCGTATTGATCTGTCTGTTCATGATGCGACTAAAAGCAGTTGAAATTATAAAATCAGAGAAAAGTATCTGGAAAGAGCTGGATGAGGGATTTAAATACGTTTCCGGAGATAAAAACCTGAGCAGTATGTTGATCATGATCGGCCTGAGCAGCTTGTTTGTGATCCCTTTTAATACCTTGATGCCCATCTTTGCCAAAGATATTTTTAATGGAGATGCAAGGACTTTTAGTTGGTTTGAGAGTGCTGCCGGACTTGGCTCTATCATTAGCGCAGTTTATCTGGCCAACCTGAAACACAGCAATGGCCTCATGAAAATGGTGACCATCGCCGGTGGAATCCTGGGCGGTAGCCTGCTGTTTCTGGCCTATGCACCTCAATTGCCATTGGCTTTGTTTTTCATGACGCTTACAGGAGTAGGAATGATGGGACAAACATCTGCCATCAATACTTACATACAAACACATGCCGTTCCAGAGATGCGCGGCAGGGCAATCAGTTACTATGTAATGGCTTACCAGGGCATTCTTCCTATCGGCAGTCTGCTGATTGGCTGGATGGCTAATGTAATGGGCCCGAGACCAGCCATCTTCTTAGAAGGACTAATCGGCATTGCCGCCACTGTAGGCTTCGTGATTTATAGAAGTAAATATGGGGAAAGAAAGACGGTAACGGTGTAATGTATACTTATTAATGGTCACAATTACTTAACTTTGGGTAACAAAACTAATTTATTATATCATGAGAAAAACAGTTTATCTGCTGTTGTGTGCACTGGTTATGTCCTTTGCAAACACAGTTAAGGCAGATGAAGGGATGTGGATCCCGATGCTGATAGGAAAGAACTATGAGCAAATGAAGAAGCAAGGTTTTAAGCTAACCGCAAAAGACCTTTACAATGCAAATGGCTCCAGTCTGAAAGATGCAATCGTTCATTTCGGTGGCTTCTGTACTGGTGAGATCGTTTCTGATAAAGGACTGATCTTTACCAATCACCACTGTGGTTACGATGCAATCGCCTCAAATTCTACTCCTCAGAATAACATCCTTGACAATGGTTTCTACGCTAAAAATTATGGCGAAGAGAAACCTATCGACGGATTGTTTGTGAAATTCCTATTGAAAATGGAAGATGTAACACCACAGGTTGAAGCCGCTACAAGAGGCCTTACCGGTGCTGAGAAATCTTCTAAAATGCTGGAGGTATTCAATACGATCGCTAAAGCCGCTGTAACTGGCCCAACCATCGAAGCGAATGTGAAAGATTTTTATAAATCTAACCAGTTTATCCTTTTTGTATACGAGCGTTTCGACGACATTCGTTTAGTTGGTGCACCTCCTCAAAATATTGGTAAATTTGGCGGTGATACAGACAACTGGGAATGGCCACGTCAGACCGGTGATTTCTCTGTATTCAGAGTTTATGCCGGTAAAGACAATGCGCCTGCAAAATATACAGCAGCGAACGTTCCTTATACCCCTAAAAAATTCCTTCCTGTTTCTATCAAAGGAGTGAAAAATGGTGATTTCTCGATGGTTTATGGCTATCCTGGTCGTACGGACAGATATTTAACTTCTTATGGTGTAGATTTAGCCACTGAAAAAGTAAGTCCTACGATCGTTAAATTACGTGATATCCGCCTTAAATCCTGGAAACAGGAAATGGATAAAAGCGTAGATACCCGTTTGAAGTTGTCTTCTCAATATGCAAATATTGCCAACTACTGGAAATATTATATCGGTCAGACAGAACAGTTGAAAAGACTGAAAGTTGCCGATTCAAAAAGAAAAGAAGAGAAAGCTTTCACGGATTGGGCAGCTCAGAAAACTGAATTCGCTGGTCTGATGGAACAATATGCTCAGATCTATAAAGAAATCGACCCGATCTCTGTACAGCGTACCTATATCAATGAAGGCTTTATGGCTTCTGCATGGGTGCCTAATGCAATTACTATCGTACGCTCTTTTGCAGCGGTAGATCAGAAAAAAGGAGATGCTGCTTTCGCTGAAAAAGTAAAAGCAAGCCTTCAGGCTGCTGCAAATGCTTATGAAGAAACTTATGTTGAAGCTGCTGATAAAAAAATCTTCGCTAAAATTCTAGCTAGTTTCTACCAGGATGTTCCTGTGAAATCTCAGCCTAAATTCTTCGCGGAAATCGCAGAAAAATACTGGACAGGAAACCCTGAAACTACTTTCGAGAAGTTCACAGATTACCTATGGGAAAATAGTAACCTGATTAAACCAGCGAAATTGAAAGCGTTCATGGCTAAAAACCCATCTATCGAAGAGGTTAAAGCCGATCCAGGTTATAAATATGCGGCCAATGTATATCCTCCAGACTACATCAAAACTAATTTCGGTTCTCTAGTAGCTGATTTTGAAAGCAAAAAAGCAGATCTTGATCACCTGTATTTAAAAGCTACTCTGGAAAAAAACAAAGGTAAACTGATGTATCCAGATGCAAATTCTACCATGCGCCTTTCTTATGGTAACGTTCAGGACTACTCTCCGAAAGATGGTATCGTGTATAAAACGACTACCACTATCGATGGTATGATGCAAAAATATATCCCTGGCGATAGTGAGTTTGACCTTCCTGCAAACCTGATCGAAAACTACAACAAAAAGAACTTCGGTCAGTATGGTAACGACGGTACCTTAACGGTAAACTTCATCACTAATAATGACATTACTGGCGGTAACTCAGGTTCTCCTGTTATCAATGGTAATGGGGAGTTAATCGGTCTTGCTTTTGATGGTAACTGGGAAGCAATGAGTGGTGATATCGCTTTTGATAAGAAATTTAAACGTACAATCTGTGTGGATGTGCGCTACGTGTTGTGGTGTATTGACGTGTTGGGTGGTGCGAAAAACATTATCAATGAGTTGTCTATTCGTAAGTAATAGGTAAAAAATATTTACTCTTCTCCTACTCGAATCTTTGCTGAAGAGCAAACCTTCGCAGGTAGTCAAAGAGAAACATTTTTTCCTGGAAAAAGGATAATCCTGCATCATAATTGTACAACAATAAGGTGTTTAATCATGATGCAGGAAAATAGTAAGGATCAGACGCCAAGTCTGATCCTTTTTTTATAAGTTGGATATTTGCTTTTAACCGATTTTATTTGAGCGTTTGCCGCTAGTTGTTAGTCTTATTTAATAACTATGGTTTAGGACTTTATTTAACAACTCTGGTTTAGGGTTTTATTTGACAACCTTGGTTTAGGGTTTATATTTAATAAGCGTGTTTAATAGGTATGTTTAACAATCCTGGTTAATCATTCTGCTTAGCAGCCCTACGGAATAACCATCCTTTTTAACCTTTTTGTTCGAATGCAGGTAAGAATAATTAATGTTAAAAAAAGGAATACCTTCTCAGAAAAGGCTTAGAAGGTTTTACGCCCTTCAGCGCAAGGCTTTCCGCCTTTGAAGAGCGAGGTGTTCCTTTTTTACCTCCTTAATTTCACAAAACAAGAAAACCGGCAATAAAATCACCGGTTTCCTTTATAAATCACGCTATTCAGCGAAATTAAATACTTAATTATAAACAAACGTACCTTTTTCGCTTTCTATAGTCACTTGTTTCTGCTCAGAAGCTTCTACACGTCCAATAATTTGCGCATCAATATTGAAGCTTTTAGAAATGGCGATAATATCCTCAGCAATTGCTGCAGGAACATATAATTCCATTCTATGGCCCATATTGAATACTTTGTACATTTCTTTCCAATCTGTGCCAGACTGTTCCTGAATTAGCTGGAACAATGGAGGAACAGGGAACATATTGTCTTTAATGATATGAACATCATCGTTTACGAAGTGAAGCACTTTAGTCTGCGCTCCGCCACTGCAATGAACGAGTCCGTGAATCTGACTTCTATATGCGGTTAAAATCTGTTTGATCACCGGAGCATAAGTACGTGTAGGAGAAAGCACCAGTTTTCCAACGGTAATTTCTGTATCCTCATCAATCTTAATGGTATCCGTTAACTTTTTGCCACCAGAAAATACCAGGTCAAAAGGAACAGAAGGATCAAAGCTTTCTGGATAGCTTGTGGCCACCGACTTATCAAAAACATCATGTCTGGCTGAAGTAAGCCCGTTAGAGCCCATACCACCGTTATATTCAGTTTCGTAAGTAGCTTGTCCGGAAGATGAAAGACCAACGATCACATCACCAGCCTGAATCTTATGGTTGCTAATGATCTTTTCTCTTTCAATTCTGCAGGTTACCGTAGAATCTACAATGATGGTGCGCACAAGGTCGCCTACATCAGCAGTTTCACCGCCTGTAGAGTAGATCGAGATGCCTAGTTCTCTAAGTTCAGCAAGGATTTCTTCAGTACCATTGATGATTGCAGCAATTACTTCTCCTGGGATCAGGTTTTTGTTACGTCCGATAGTAGAAGATAAAAGGATTTGGTCTGTAGCTCCTACACAAATCAAATCGTCGATGTTCATGATGATGGCATCCTGAGCAATTCCTTTCCATACGGAAATATCACCTGTTTCTTTCCAGTATACGTAGGCTAGGGAAGATTTAGTTCCTGCACCATCTGCATGCATAATGTTGCAGAATGCGTCATCATTCCCTAAAATATCAGGTATGATTTTACAGAAGGCTTGCGGATAAATACCTTTATCTATATTCTTGATGGCTTGGTGCACATCTTCTTTTGACGCAGAAACGCCACGTTGGTTGTACCTGTTATCACTCATGTTGTTGCAAAGATAGGGAAACGGCCGAATGTTGAGGCCTTAACCATAAAAAAATAACCCTTCAAAATTCATTGAAGGGTTATAAAAACTAAAATTTAGTGGTTTATTGAGGTTTGGTTCTATTTCAAAAACAATAATTCTCTGAATTTTGGAAGAGGCCATACACTGTCGTCAACAATTTGCTCCAATTTATCAGTGTGGTAACGGATCGTATCGAAGTATGATTTTACATTCTCATCGTAAGCGATTGCTTTATCACGGCTATCTTCAATAGCATTCGTTTGTTTACGTTCTTCCAGCATCTTATCGATGTTTACTTTCAGACCGCTTAAATGCTCAGACACTTTATTGATGATGTTAACAGGAGTTTCCAATGCTTCTTTTGAAACGCCTAGATCTTTAAGACCTTTAGCATTTTCAATCAATACATTTTGGTAAGTGATCGTTGCAGGAATGATCATGCTGTTTACCACTTCACCCATTACCCTTGCTTCGATTTGAAGTTTCTTGTAATAGCTTTCCAATAAGATTTCATGACGAGCGTGTAATTCACGTTTGCTGAAGATGTTTGTATTGGTGAAAAGCTCAGCAGTTTTATCAGATACATAAGCATCTAATGCTTTTGGTGTGGTTTTGATGTTTGATAAACCACGTTTCGCAGCTTCATCTTCCCACTCCTGGCTGTAACCATTTCCTTCAAAACGGATGTCTTTTGATTCTTTAAGGTATTTTTTGATGATGGTTAATAGTGCCACATCTTTTTTCTCACCCTTTTTGATCAATTTATCAACTTCAACTTTGAATTTATTCAATTGATCAGCAACGATAGCGTTTAATACCGTCATTGGTGCTGAAGAGTTTTCAGAAGAACCTACTGCTCTTAACTCAAACTTATTACCAGTAAAGGCAAAAGGAGAAGTACGGTTACGGTCGGTCGTGTCAAAAGAGATCTGTGGGATCTTAGGAATACCTAACCATAATGAATCTTCGCTTTTTACTTTCTTAATGATGCTTCTTGAAGATTCAATTTCATCTAGCACATCGTTCAATTGAGAACCAAGGAAAATAGAAATGATTGCAGGTGGAGCTTCGTTAGCACCTAAACGGTGATCATTGCTCACTGAAGCAATACTTGCTCTTAGAAGATCTGCATGTTCGTGTACCGCTTTAATCGTGTTCACGAAGAATGTTAAGAACATTAAGTTATTTTTAGGCGTTTTTCCTGGCGACAATAAGTTTTTGCCGGTATCCGTGATCAACGACCAGTTGTTGTGTTTACCTGAACCATTGATACCTGCATATGGTTTCTCATGTAATAACACTTTGAAGTTATGTTTTATAGCAACTTTCTCCATTAAATCCATCAACAATTGGTTGTGGTCAATGGCAAGGTTGATTTCTTCATAAATTGGTGCACACTCAAATTGAGAAGGCGCAACCTCATTGTGACGGGTTTTCAAAGGAATACCTAATTTTAAGGCTTCGTTTTCAAAATCAACCATGTAAGTGAATACACGCTCAGGGATAGATCCAAAATAATGATCTTCTAACTGCTGTCCTTTTGCAGAGATATGACCAAATAAAGCACGACCTGTTAAGGCTAAATCCGGACGAGCATTATACAATGCGCGATCAACAAGGAAATATTCCTGCTCAATACCTAAAGAAGCGGTTACTTTAGTGATGCCTTTGTCAAAATACTGACAAACGTCAACTGCAGCTTTATCTAAAGCAGATAATGCTTTTAAAAGAGGGGCTTTATAATCAAGGGCTTCACCTGTGTAAGCAATAAATACAGTAGGAATACAAAGTGTTTTACCTGCTTTGCTTTCCATAATGAATGCTGGAGAAGAAGGGTCCCATGCAGTATATCCACGTGCTTCGAACGTGTTACGGATACCACCATTAGGGAAACTTGAAGCATCTGGCTCTTGTTGAACCAATGCACTTCCTGCAAATACTTCAATTGCACCATCCTTACTTGGCTCAAAGAAAGCATCATGTTTTTCTGCTGTAGAACCTGTTAATGGCTGAAACCAGTGCGTGTAGTGTGTCGCACCTTTAGACATAGCCCAAGTTTTCATTGCAGTAGCGATGTGGTTAGCATCTTCATGGTTAATCAGCTCACCTTGGTCAATCGTTGAACTTAATTTTTCAAATACTTCTTTTGATAAGAAGTCTTTCATTTTTTTCTTATCGAAAACATTCACTCCGAAAAACTCAGAAATCTTAGTCGAAGGCGACTTTACTTCTGGTGAAATTCTTGATTGTGCCTCTTTTAATGCAGTTGTCCTTAAGCTTTTCATTTATTTGTTTAAAATTTGGTCAAAAATATATTTTTTGTTTGGTATTTCTCTTGATTTGTTTGTAAAAATACGAATGTCAATAGATAATCAAAGAAATATTTCTCGTTTTTTAGTGTTTTTAGAAAAATAGGCTCAAAAATGGCGCTGTTGTGCTTTCTCTTTGGGCTTTTTGTTGTTTTTGGCCTAAACTATTAAAAATGGGTATGGATTATGGAATACGAGGGATAATCCCATCATCAGATTGAAAAACCTTCTAATTATGCTAAACTCCTCTTCAAACCTGTACAAGTCCGAGTGGCTCGACCTTGTATTCAAAAACAGAAATCAAAATTATGGCGCTTTTGTATTGAGAGCAGAATCGTCAAAAATCCTTTTGCGTTCCCTTTTGATTGCAACACCCTTGTTTGTGATTCCTTTCTTGCTGACCATGATTAATCGTACGCCGGAAATAGAACAAAGAAAAGATACTGTAGTAGAGTTGAGACCACCAGCAGCACCACTGGTTCCTAAAAAGAAGAAAAAGCGCCAGTGCTGGAACCGGTAAAAGAAAAGCTAAAGACCTATAAGACGGTAGGCAGCCCAATTGTAGTAGAGACTCCGGTAGCTGAACCGCCTACCTTAAAAGAAATGGAACATGCAGTAGCAGGCCCGATCACACAGGCGGGCTTAGAAACCAATTTACAGGTGCTGCCAGAAACAGGTAAAGGTGGAAAGGGAGCTGGTGTCGAAGGATCTGGCGGTACAGCAGAAGTAGACAACCAGATTTATGATGCCAGAGGGATAGAAGTATATCCGGAGTTTGAAGGTGGAATGAAGGGTTGGGCAAGATTTCTTCAAAGAAACCTGAGGTATCCTAGCTTAGCGCAGGAAAATGAAGTCCAGGGTAGGGTGATGGTGAGTTTCGTGATCGAAAGAGATGGATCCATTTCAGATGTGAAACTAATCAGTGGTATTGGTTCAGGTTGTGATGAGGAAGCACTTCGCGTGATTCGTAAATCACCAAAATGGAAACCTGGGCAACAAAATGCGCAGCCGGTTAGGGTGAGGTATACGATGCCATTGGCTTTCGCATTGGCACAATAAATAAGATCAATCGCAGGCATCTGCTATATGTATATATAATACATATAGCAGATGTCATTGTAAGGCCTAATATTGTACTGAGAACTCTGGTTGCAGAATACGCTTTTTAGGGGATCTTTTCTTTTTCCCTTTTTTCAGCCAGATGATAAAACCAGTAATTGGTAAACTGGCAGAAATTAAGCTGGCTATAGTAGCTATAATCTTTCCGAATAAACCAAAAAACTGTCCGGTATGAATCTCATATATACTCGCCTCTATGGTATCTGCCCGGTTAAAATCTTTGTAAAGTTTGGAGCGGATGAGCTGCCCATTCTCGGAATTATAAAAAAAGGTATTTTGTTTTCTTGCCCAGTCTGAAGAATAATTTAATCGGAGCCTGATGCTTCCGTCTTTACGCGTGGATAAACTAGTTAGAATTGAGCCAGGAAATTAAACCATTGCTTTATGGTATATCTGCTGATGCCGTTCTGGAATTGTACCTTTGCCTGCTGCTGGTAATAAAGGCTGTGCTGCTTTTTTACCTTCCGTTAACTTGGACCCGCTTAAAAAGCTAACAGCCGTTTTTACCTCTTTAAAACCAAAATAGAGTCCTGATAAAGAGATCACCAGTAAAATCCCTGAACCATAAAAACCCAATACATTGTGCAGATCATAATTAATACGTTTAATAGCGCCTTTCCATTTAATCGTTAGCCCTTGTTTTAATAACCTCATCTGACCGGGAAACCATAAGATTAAACCGCTTATCAGCATCAGCACAAAAATCACCCAGTTTGTGGCTGAATTGATTGAAATCGGTGGATTTTCGAGAATTTTGGAGAAAACTAAGCAAATTAAAGCAAGTGAGAGATCCCAATACAAAATTGACACGCTAAACAAACAAAGTTGACACGTTAAACAAAACTAGCACTTTGCGAGCGTCATACATTTGTTCTATAACATTTAAACAAAAAACAAAATGGAAAAGAACAATTATCAAGGCGCATTACAACAGCCATTGGGTTCAGGTTTTAGTGCTACCTCTACAGCAACAGAAGTGATTAAGGATATTGACCTTACTGGTAAAATCGCAATTGTAACTGGTGGCAACGCTGGTATTGGTTTAGAAACCACGAAAATACTTGCGGCAGCAGGGGCAACTGTCATCGTACCTGCCAGGGATCTGGAAAAAGCTAAAAAGAACCTGAAAGGTATTCCAAGCGTAGAAATTGAAGCAATGGATCTCGCTAAGCCTGATACGATCGATGCATTTGCGGAAAAATTCATTGCATCCCACAGACCCCTCCACCTACTGATCAATAATGCCGGAATCATGTGGGTGCCTTTGCAAAGAGACAACCGTGGTATTGAATCACAACTATCGACCAATTATTTCGGACAGTTCCAATTGGTAGCGAGATTATGGACTGCTCTTAAAGAGGCAAACGGAGCACGCGTTATAAATGTTTCTTCTCTAGGACACCACATGGCAGCTTTCAATTTCGACGATCCGAACTTCGAGCACAGGGAATATCAGACACTACTCGGTTATGGACAGTCAAAAACAGCTAGTAACCTTTTTGCCCTTGAGCTAGATAACCGTGCAAAAGCACATCTGGTAAGAGCTTATTCTTTACATCCAGGATCAATTGCCGGAACAGAACTGGCCAGAGATGCAGATATGGAACTGTTCAAACAGATGGGATTTATTGACAAACATGGCAACATGCGCCCAGAAATACTAGCAAGCCTAAAAACAATCGCACAAGGTGCTGCAACTTCAATATGGGCTGCAACAAGCCCCTTACTAAACAACATAGGTGGCGTTTATTGCGAAGACGGAGATATTGCCGAGCTTTTTTCTGAACAACCGTTAGTTCAAACCAGCGCTAAACTACATCAAAGCGGAGTGATGCCTTATTCATTAGACGAAATCAACGCCAAAAGATTATGGACCCTAACAGAGCAAATGATAGGCGTTGAATTTAAAATAAGCTAGGTCATGAAAAATTTAAAAGGAAAAATAGCTCTAATTACGGGCGGTAAAAGCGGTATTGGATATGCCGCTGCAAAAGAGCTGAAAGTATGCGGTGCAGAGGTAATCATAACTGGACGAAAAAAGAAGCGGTTGAAAAGGCCTCACTAGAACTGGGTGTTATTGGGCTTATTGCTGATCCGTCAAGTTTAGTAGATATAGATTCGCTAACTGCAGAAGTTGCGAGATAATTCGGTAAAATTGATGTCCTGATGGTTAATGCAGGGTCACAAAATTATCCCTTATTGAGCAAATGCCCGAATCAATTTTCGATGAGGTGATGAACGTTAATTTCAAGGGTGCCTATTTTACCCTTAGCAAATTCTTTCCCTTGTTAAATGAAAATGCTTCAGTGATTTTACTGTCCTCTACCTCTGCACATATCTCTCCTCCGCAGGCTTCTATTTATGCGGCCAGCAAAGTAGCTTTGAATGCAGTCATGAAAATCGCAACACTAGAATTGGCAGACCGCAAGATCAGGGTAAATGCAGTTAGCCCAGAACCAGTATCAACTGAAATTATAGATAAAATTGGTTTAACCCAATCTTTGGAAGACCACATGATCAGTACCACTCCTTATCAAGGTTTGGAAAGGCAGAAGAAGTGGCCAAACTGATTGCCTTTCTTTCGAGTGAAGATTCTGCATTCATCACAGGTTCCGAATATATAATTGATGGCGGTCAGTGGTTTAACAATGCTGTGGTTTTCTTTAGCGAAATCCACCTAAAACCAATAACTTTAGCACAATGGAACATATATCCAAATACCTGACCAGAGACATTAAGCTTTCCAGCTATGAAGACAAGCTGTTCAAATCAGACCTGATGTTCCATGACCACATGCTGGTCTGGTTTATTTCGGGAGAAACAAAAATCATTCAGTCAAAATCTACCTTCACTTTTAAAACAGGTGATATTTTCCTTATTCCAAGGAATGAATTGGCAACGATTATCAACTATCCAAAAAATGGACTACCACATAAAACTGTAG
It contains:
- a CDS encoding S46 family peptidase, coding for MMRKTVYLLLCALVMSFANTVKADEGMWIPMLIGKNYEQMKKQGFKLTAKDLYNANGSSLKDAIVHFGGFCTGEIVSDKGLIFTNHHCGYDAIASNSTPQNNILDNGFYAKNYGEEKPIDGLFVKFLLKMEDVTPQVEAATRGLTGAEKSSKMLEVFNTIAKAAVTGPTIEANVKDFYKSNQFILFVYERFDDIRLVGAPPQNIGKFGGDTDNWEWPRQTGDFSVFRVYAGKDNAPAKYTAANVPYTPKKFLPVSIKGVKNGDFSMVYGYPGRTDRYLTSYGVDLATEKVSPTIVKLRDIRLKSWKQEMDKSVDTRLKLSSQYANIANYWKYYIGQTEQLKRLKVADSKRKEEKAFTDWAAQKTEFAGLMEQYAQIYKEIDPISVQRTYINEGFMASAWVPNAITIVRSFAAVDQKKGDAAFAEKVKASLQAAANAYEETYVEAADKKIFAKILASFYQDVPVKSQPKFFAEIAEKYWTGNPETTFEKFTDYLWENSNLIKPAKLKAFMAKNPSIEEVKADPGYKYAANVYPPDYIKTNFGSLVADFESKKADLDHLYLKATLEKNKGKLMYPDANSTMRLSYGNVQDYSPKDGIVYKTTTTIDGMMQKYIPGDSEFDLPANLIENYNKKNFGQYGNDGTLTVNFITNNDITGGNSGSPVINGNGELIGLAFDGNWEAMSGDIAFDKKFKRTICVDVRYVLWCIDVLGGAKNIINELSIRK
- a CDS encoding AIR synthase related protein, which codes for MSDNRYNQRGVSASKEDVHQAIKNIDKGIYPQAFCKIIPDILGNDDAFCNIMHADGAGTKSSLAYVYWKETGDISVWKGIAQDAIIMNIDDLICVGATDQILLSSTIGRNKNLIPGEVIAAIINGTEEILAELRELGISIYSTGGETADVGDLVRTIIVDSTVTCRIEREKIISNHKIQAGDVIVGLSSSGQATYETEYNGGMGSNGLTSARHDVFDKSVATSYPESFDPSVPFDLVFSGGKKLTDTIKIDEDTEITVGKLVLSPTRTYAPVIKQILTAYRSQIHGLVHCSGGAQTKVLHFVNDDVHIIKDNMFPVPPLFQLIQEQSGTDWKEMYKVFNMGHRMELYVPAAIAEDIIAISKSFNIDAQIIGRVEASEQKQVTIESEKGTFVYN
- a CDS encoding glutamine synthetase III family protein, giving the protein MKSLRTTALKEAQSRISPEVKSPSTKISEFFGVNVFDKKKMKDFLSKEVFEKLSSTIDQGELINHEDANHIATAMKTWAMSKGATHYTHWFQPLTGSTAEKHDAFFEPSKDGAIEVFAGSALVQQEPDASSFPNGGIRNTFEARGYTAWDPSSPAFIMESKAGKTLCIPTVFIAYTGEALDYKAPLLKALSALDKAAVDVCQYFDKGITKVTASLGIEQEYFLVDRALYNARPDLALTGRALFGHISAKGQQLEDHYFGSIPERVFTYMVDFENEALKLGIPLKTRHNEVAPSQFECAPIYEEINLAIDHNQLLMDLMEKVAIKHNFKVLLHEKPYAGINGSGKHNNWSLITDTGKNLLSPGKTPKNNLMFLTFFVNTIKAVHEHADLLRASIASVSNDHRLGANEAPPAIISIFLGSQLNDVLDEIESSRSIIKKVKSEDSLWLGIPKIPQISFDTTDRNRTSPFAFTGNKFELRAVGSSENSSAPMTVLNAIVADQLNKFKVEVDKLIKKGEKKDVALLTIIKKYLKESKDIRFEGNGYSQEWEDEAAKRGLSNIKTTPKALDAYVSDKTAELFTNTNIFSKRELHARHEILLESYYKKLQIEARVMGEVVNSMIIPATITYQNVLIENAKGLKDLGVSKEALETPVNIINKVSEHLSGLKVNIDKMLEERKQTNAIEDSRDKAIAYDENVKSYFDTIRYHTDKLEQIVDDSVWPLPKFRELLFLK
- a CDS encoding PepSY-associated TM helix domain-containing protein — its product is MLTSLSTRKDGSIRLRLNYSSDWARKQNTFFYNSENGQLIRSKLYKDFNRADTIEASIYEIHTGQFFGLFGKIIATIASLISASLPITGFIIWLKKGKKKRSPKKRILQPEFSVQY
- a CDS encoding MFS transporter; this translates as MTLFRSLKSRNFKLFFYGQSISLVGTWMQKTAVSWLVYQLTGSALLLGVVGFVSLIPSLLLSPYAGSLVDRHNRYRILVLTQIASMLQAGALAGIIFFGYYNILLIVALSLVQGIINAFDMTCRQSIMVEMVDHKEDLPNAIALNSTMVNFARIAGPAVAGIILSTFGTDFCFILNFLSYVPVLICLFMMRLKAVEIIKSEKSIWKELDEGFKYVSGDKNLSSMLIMIGLSSLFVIPFNTLMPIFAKDIFNGDARTFSWFESAAGLGSIISAVYLANLKHSNGLMKMVTIAGGILGGSLLFLAYAPQLPLALFFMTLTGVGMMGQTSAINTYIQTHAVPEMRGRAISYYVMAYQGILPIGSLLIGWMANVMGPRPAIFLEGLIGIAATVGFVIYRSKYGERKTVTV
- a CDS encoding energy transducer TonB is translated as MLEPVKEKLKTYKTVGSPIVVETPVAEPPTLKEMEHAVAGPITQAGLETNLQVLPETGKGGKGAGVEGSGGTAEVDNQIYDARGIEVYPEFEGGMKGWARFLQRNLRYPSLAQENEVQGRVMVSFVIERDGSISDVKLISGIGSGCDEEALRVIRKSPKWKPGQQNAQPVRVRYTMPLAFALAQ
- a CDS encoding LysR substrate-binding domain-containing protein, which codes for MEFRQLSYFIKAAELLHFTAAAEQCFVTQSTLSQQVKQLEEELGMLLFDRVGKHVQLTEAGKLFLNHARQIMLEIKKSKQAIFELNNLVNGELRIGVTYAFISLLLPSLTPFSNKYPGIKLHIESGIAGELEARLKTADLDFILAFHEQSDNEGLEMQLLFSSRIKMVTSKKHPLAGLNKISLKELAQTEMILANKGFSSRDMLDEIFKKNNIIPNIKIEMNDTHSLLSLVDTGNWVTIINEKTITGWDDLVAIPITGKELYKEAYILWQKGVFRKKSATLFIEELLKIV